The proteins below are encoded in one region of Thermothelomyces thermophilus ATCC 42464 chromosome 1, complete sequence:
- a CDS encoding NAD(P)-binding-like protein, with product MNPFQGLREYERSSPWPEKTPISIRLKDGLSITLTIPNFGVAARTDDQVGSNATLTRVALAHAAFKSALQPEAALDDSFFKTCVAEVNVIKLFFPDITSEAVLIVFTAWLAFACAMDDVIETLDLGDRELVLWDSIQLLIPTPDTSLQRSESLAPEAKDKRVQALARALLDHCTRYLSPKSADAFFNAVCRVLEAHAAEVGFLQGRNNDSFAEYLSVRSRTIALSPFFEVIKAEYLAEPDWDFNDAWLGLQDEVSRAAGLQNDLIGLLRDIEDGEQLNAVVILMRGFRGYDANRLDRNILARCVSMVAAEHNASAARCFERMTELHRAAQNSPGSSVERVEKVARHIIMMCETHLRWCSSSKRYRLEIAVDENYTSPSSSAPNTPATTAAFPSGEAQSLESCASQSRETQAHPEQAVVHSAGIFHGLPSYPDTPECRNLTALVTGATGLSGYHMVKVLAALPQRWRKIYCLSSRAPPPNFFEDLGEGSSRVEHLAVNFLDDPSEIAQRLREKIVEHVLHPRATSWISGQTPRNWRLSTRNTENMFNNFIAALQLTSLRPRRFMLQTGSKHYAFYLGPAFLPAFESDPRVLLDRNFYYEQEDALNVARPSYIVGAVRDGTLNHLIGFGIYAAVQAFLGEPIAFPGDYHAWDREQVQSTGMLNAYFEEWLVLTGKTANEAFNIHDGQSFTWGRLWPYLASWYQAEWLPPAEEEDKYRSVKLPCPTTPRGYGPQATLRSTFSLLEWSLQPRVEEAWKDLAKRHGLVLDPFDDRYRARIFSFSDSAVIGDAPMTTSVRKAREFGFFGTVDSYRSIFDTFHDLARLKLIPAPAVKEFTA from the exons ATGAATCCCTTTCAGGGCTTGCGTGAGTACGAGCGCTCAAGCCCGTGGCCCGAGAAGACACCGATTTCGATTCGCTTGAAGGATGGGCTTAGCATCACG CTCACCATTCCCAATTTTGGGGTTGCGGCAAGAACCGATGACCAGGTCGGCTCCAATGCGACTTTGACCCGCGTCGCCCTTGCTCATGCCGCGTTCAAGTCGGCGTTGCAGCCCGAGGCCGCCCTCGACGACAGCTTCTTCAAGACGTGCGTTGCTGAAGTCAACGTTATCAAACTTTTCTTTCCAGACATCACATCAGAGGCCGTCCTGATCGTCTTCACGGCATGGCTAGCTTTTGCTTGTGCTATGGACGACGTTATCGAGACGCTCGATCTGGGAGACCGTGAGCTCGTCCTGTGGGACTCCATCCAGCTTTTGATCCCCA CTCCAGATACTTCCCTACAGAGATCAGAGTCCCTGGCACCCGAGGCTAAGGACAAGCGCGTTCAGGCCCTGGCAAGGGCACTGCTCGACCATTGCACCCGCTACCTCTCGCCAAAGAGCGCCGACGCCTTTTTCAACGCGGTATGCCGAGTATTGGAGGCCCACGCGGCCGAGGTTGGCTTCCTCCAAGGCCGGAACAACGACAGCTTCGCTGAGTATCTCTCCGTCCGCAGCCGGACCATCGCATTGAGCCCCTTCTTCGAGGTCATCAAAGCCGAGTATCTGGCAGAGCCCGACTGGGACTTCAACGACGCCTGGCTGGGACTGCAGGACGAAGTCTCGAGAGCGGCCGGGCTCCAGAACGACCTGATCGGGTTGCTGCGCGACATCGAAGACGGCGAGCAGCTGAACGCTGTCGTGATCCTGATGCGCGGCTTCCGAGGCTACGACGCAAACCGGCTCGACCGCAACATTCTGGCCCGCTGTGTCTCCATGGTCGCTGCCGAGCACAACGCCAGCGCCGCCCGATGTTTCGAGCGCATGACAGAACTGCACCGAGCGGCCCAAAATTCGCCCGGCTCATCCGTCGAGAGGGTCGAGAAGGTTGCCCGCCATATCATCATGATGTGCGAGACGCACCTGCGATGGTGCTCCTCGTCCAAGAGATACCGGCTCGAGATTGCTGTCGACGAGAACTATACTTCGCCGTCATCATCCGCGCCCAACACACCGGCGACGACCGCCGCCTTTCCGTCGGGCGAGGCACAATCGCTTGAGTCATGTGCTTCACAGTCTCGCGAGACCCAGGCGCATCCTGAGCAGGCGGTGGTACACTCTGCAGGCATCTTCCACGGGCTTCCGTCCTACCCCGACACGCCGGAGTGCCGCAATCTGACAGCCCTCGTCACCGGAGCCACCGGCCTTTCCGGATACCACATGGTGAAAGTGCTGGCGGCATTGCCGCAACGTTGGAGGAAGATCTACTGCCTCAGCTCCCGCGCACCTCCTCCGAACTTCTTCGAGGACCTCGGCGAGGGTTCCAGCCGCGTGGAGCACTTGGCCGTCAACTTCTTAGATGATCCGTCCGAGATCGCGCAACGACTGAGGGAGAAAATCGTTGAGCATGT CCTGCACCCAAGGGCGACGTCCTGGATCTCTGGGCAAACGCCGAGGAACTGGCGGTTGTCAACG CGAAACACAGAGAACATGTTCAACAACTTCATCGCTGCCCTTCAGCTAACCTCGCTGCGGCCACGCCGATTCATGCTGCAGACGGGTTCCAAGCACTACGCATTCTACCTCGGCCCTGCCTTCCTCCCGGCCTTCGAGTCCGACCCGCGCGTCCTGTTGGACCGGAACTTTTACTACGAGCAGGAAGACGCCCTA AACGTTGCCCGCCCGTCGTACATCGTGGGCGCCGTCCGCGACGGCACGCTTAACCACCTGATCGGTTTCGGCATCTACGCGGCAGTCCAGGCGTTCCTCGGCGAGCCCATCGCGTTCCCGGGTGACTACCACGCCTGGGACCGAGAGCAGGTCCAGAGCACCGGCATGCTAAATGCCTACTTTGAGGAGTGGCTCGTCCTTACCGGCAAGACGGCCAACGAGGCGTTCAACATCCACGACGGCCAGTCCTTCACCTGGGGCCGGCTCTGGCCTTACCTGGCAAGCTGGTACCAGGCCGAGTGGCTGCCGCCGGCAGAGGAGGAAGACAAGTACCGGAGTGTGAAGCTGCCCTGCCCGACGACGCCGCGCGG CTACGGCCCGCAAGCCACGCTCCGCTCGACTTTTAGCCTTCTTGAGTGGTCCCTCCAGCCCCGGGTCGAGGAGGCCTGGAAAGACCTGGCGAAGCGTCACGGCCTGGTGTTGGACCCGTTCGACGACCGCTATCGCGCTCGCATCTTCTCCTTTTCCGACTCGGCCGTCATCGGGGACGCGCCCATGACCACGAGTGTGCGCAAGGCACGCGAGTTTGGCTTCTTTGGTACCGTTGACTCGTACCGTTCCATCTTTGACACCTTTCACGATCTGGCAAGGTTGAAGCTAATCCCGGCTCCGGCGGTTAAGGAGTTCACGGCGTAA
- a CDS encoding cytochrome P450 monooxygenase-like protein (Cytochrome P450 monooxygenase similar to Aspergillus nidulans AN 2706): MLSALVSNLLAVTSGVFAHLAVFRRGEWDVAAPSVFALYFTVFAAAMCFAYTGVLGLRFVSCSAVAQIGALHVAGLYTSMLVYRAFFHRLSNYPGPFLARLTNFYITARSMKKLHLFEEVQKLHEEYGDYVRLGPSELSIADPEAVKAIYGSQSPCTKGPWYTLLEPRVPLFMARDKQKHARRRKGYDPRITKAINQLLRAIDRHKGQPLDVSKWFSFFVFDVMEDLAFNKSSNMLENGQEAYVFKTIRTDMFNIALFTHMPWLLPFIKRTPILNWNYLEFLDWIQKLIDERKQKEPEKPDIFSWILAAYEKSPKTKRDQLNLHGDAQLIVIAGSDSVAAALSHVFFHLAWDPSLVKRLQAEFDALPDISHDNLVTVPLLDAVINETMRLHPPVPSGTQRMTPPEGLWIGDRFIPGNTIVQVPSYTVFRDERAFLYPNEFIPERWTTRPELILDKTVYIPFNTGAYACVGKRLAMLELRRVVAEILSRYDLTISPGQTKQAFLDGKQDTFTTVSAPLPIIFTERSRQV, encoded by the exons ATGTTATCTGCTCTTGTTTCCAATCTTCTCGCCGTCACCAGCGGAGTGTTTGCCCATCTCGCCGTGTTTCGCCGCGGCGAGTGGGACGTAGCCGCCCCATCCGTCTTTGCCCTCTACTTCACCGTCTTCGCCGCGGCCATGTGTTTCGCTTACACAGGCGTTCTAGGCCTCCGATTTGTTTCTTGCTCAGCGGTCGCACAGATTGGGGCCTTGCACGTTGCTGGCCTCTACACGAGCATGCTCGTGTACCGAGCCTTCTTCCACCGGCTCTCCAACTATCCGGGCCCCTTCCTTGCCCGCCTTACCAATTTTTACATTACAGCCAGATCAATGAAGAAGCTCCATCTCTTTGAGGAGGTCCAGAAACTCCACGAAGAGTACGGCGACTATGTCCGACTTG GACCGAGTGAGCTCTCCATCGCCGATCCCGAGGCCGTCAAGGCCATCTATGGCAGCCAGTCACCGTGTACCAAAGGCCCTTGGTACACACTTCTTGAGCCGCGTGTGCCCCTATTCATGGCCCGCGACAAGCAGAAGCATGCTCGTAGGCGTAAG GGATACGACCCCCGGATTACCAAGGCAATCAATCAGCTCCTCCGCGCCATTGACCGCCACAAGGGCCAGCCCTTGGACGTATCGAAGtggttttctttttttgtaTTTGACGTCATGGAAGACCTCGCTTTCAACAAGTCGTCCAATATGCTCGAGAACGGCCAGGAGGCCTACGTGTTCAAGACCATCCGCACCGACATGTTCAACATTGCCCTCTTTACACACATGCCCTGGCTTCTGCCCTTCATTAAGCGGACGCCCATCCTTAACTGGAACTACCTTGAGTTTCTAGACTGGATCCAGAAATTGATCGACGAGAGGAAGCAG AAAGAACCAGAGAAACCCGATATCTTCTCTTGGATCCTCGCCGCCTACGAGAAGAGCCCCAAGACGAAGCGGGACCAGCTGAACCTGCATGGCGACGCCCAGCTGATCGTCATCGCGGGCAGCGACAGCGTCGCCGCAGCCCTTTCGCACGTCTTCTTCCACCTCGCGTGGGATCCTAGCCTGGTCAAGCGCCTCCAGGCCGAGTTCGACGCCCTCCCGGACATCTCGCACGACAACCTGGTGACCGTGCCCCTCCTGGACGCCGTCATCAACGAGACCATGCGCCTCCACCCCCCGGTGCCCTCGGGCACCCAGCGCATGACGCCCCCGGAGGGGCTCTGGATCGGAGACCGCTTCATCCCGGGCAACACGATCGTCCAGGTGCCCAGCTACACCGTGTTCCGCGACGAGCGGGCGTTCCTGTACCCCAACGAGTTCATCCCCGAACGCTGGACCACCAGGCCGGAGCTGATCCTGGACAAAACCGTCTACATTCCCTTCAACACAG GAGCCTATGCCTGTGTCGGCAAGCGCCTGGCCATGTTGGAGCTGAGGCGGGTGGTGGCCGAGATCCTGTCGCGCTACGACCTGACCATCAGCCCGGGCCAGACAAAGCAGGCGTTCTTGGATGGCAAGCAGGACACCTTCACGACCGTCTCCGCACCGCTGCCAATTATTTTTACAGAGAGGTCTCGACAAGTGTGA